One Cellulosimicrobium protaetiae genomic region harbors:
- a CDS encoding sigma-70 family RNA polymerase sigma factor, translated as MRADADDLLRAVHAAHGPALERYVARLTDDPAQAQDVVQETLLRAWRHPEVLERPEGSVRAWLFTVARNLVVDELRSAHHRRELASADVPDHGEADATQAVLDAWLVADALVSLSPEHRAVVVDAYYHGRSVAEMATAHGVPPGTVKSRMHYALRALRLALQEKGVSS; from the coding sequence GTGCGCGCCGACGCCGACGACCTGCTGCGGGCGGTCCACGCCGCGCACGGTCCCGCGCTGGAGCGTTACGTCGCGCGCCTCACCGACGACCCCGCGCAGGCGCAGGACGTGGTCCAGGAGACGCTGCTGCGCGCGTGGCGCCACCCCGAGGTGCTCGAGCGCCCGGAGGGCTCGGTGCGCGCCTGGCTCTTCACGGTCGCGCGCAACCTCGTCGTCGACGAGCTGCGCAGCGCGCACCACCGGCGCGAGCTCGCGAGCGCCGACGTGCCCGACCACGGCGAGGCGGACGCGACGCAGGCCGTCCTCGACGCGTGGCTCGTCGCGGACGCCCTGGTGTCGTTGTCCCCCGAGCACCGGGCGGTCGTCGTCGACGCGTACTACCACGGGCGTTCCGTGGCCGAGATGGCAACGGCGCACGGCGTCCCGCCCGGGACGGTGAAGTCCCGCATGCACTACGCGCTCCGCGCGCTGAGGCTCGCGCTGCAGGAGAAGGGAGTCTCGTCATGA
- a CDS encoding anti-sigma factor family protein produces MTTTPPPDPYREWDAAYVLGALSPHDRRTFEQHLATCPACREAVGELAGMPGILGMLTAEHADALVDGTGDAGARGDANGASDEGVVVPLAVVAAGARRRQVRRRALLGAAAAGLVVAGVAGGMAVTRPDDASPPVAAGTTEVALEPVGATDVRADLTLTSAAWGTRLDWSCSYPVGEWEDGATYQLVLVDDAGAREVVATWSSTEAGSSDGLGASSAVPVDGIARLELGVVGVDGALAAADV; encoded by the coding sequence ATGACCACCACCCCTCCCCCGGACCCGTACCGCGAGTGGGACGCGGCCTACGTGCTGGGCGCGCTGAGCCCGCACGACCGCCGCACGTTCGAGCAGCACCTGGCCACGTGCCCGGCGTGCCGCGAGGCCGTCGGCGAGCTCGCCGGCATGCCAGGGATCCTTGGCATGCTCACCGCGGAGCACGCCGACGCGCTCGTGGACGGCACGGGCGACGCGGGCGCCCGGGGCGATGCGAACGGCGCGTCCGACGAGGGCGTCGTCGTCCCGCTCGCCGTCGTCGCGGCCGGTGCGCGGCGCCGTCAGGTCCGACGCCGGGCGCTGCTCGGGGCAGCCGCCGCCGGGCTGGTCGTGGCGGGCGTAGCGGGCGGCATGGCCGTCACCCGCCCGGACGACGCCTCGCCGCCGGTCGCGGCCGGGACGACGGAGGTCGCGCTGGAGCCGGTCGGCGCGACCGACGTGCGCGCCGACCTCACGCTCACCTCGGCAGCGTGGGGCACGCGCCTCGACTGGTCGTGCTCGTACCCCGTCGGGGAGTGGGAGGACGGCGCGACGTACCAGCTCGTCCTCGTGGACGACGCCGGCGCCCGGGAGGTCGTCGCCACGTGGTCGTCCACGGAGGCGGGGAGCTCCGACGGGCTCGGCGCGTCGTCCGCCGTCCCGGTCGACGGGATCGCGCGCCTCGAGCTCGGGGTCGTGGGCGTGGACGGCGCGCTGGCCGCCGCCGACGTCTGA
- a CDS encoding MerR family transcriptional regulator, which translates to MDMHTTGQVARATGLSEKAVRLYVDRGLLTARRDTDGGPRLLDDGQVARARQVRLLREVDLSLAEVEEVLGAPDAVAAFDTVWGARRSSVPESLATGEYVRSVLAGHPYVEYHERATEEFAARVTVQVPVVDAVRPPPGFVLTTDGPHDEAYVALTAAEADDQARLVLVHDHLSSGHALTDGAPAGDNREIYLPTWAAGGPGPVLEVAVPVA; encoded by the coding sequence ATGGACATGCACACGACGGGCCAGGTGGCCCGCGCCACGGGACTGAGCGAGAAGGCGGTCCGCCTGTACGTGGACCGGGGGCTGCTCACCGCCCGGCGGGACACGGACGGCGGGCCGCGCCTGCTCGACGACGGTCAGGTGGCGCGGGCCCGGCAGGTACGGCTCCTGCGGGAGGTCGACCTGTCCCTTGCCGAGGTCGAGGAGGTGCTGGGCGCACCGGACGCCGTCGCGGCCTTCGACACGGTGTGGGGCGCGCGGCGGTCCTCCGTCCCGGAGTCGCTCGCGACCGGCGAGTACGTGCGGTCCGTGCTCGCCGGGCACCCGTACGTCGAGTACCACGAGCGCGCGACCGAGGAGTTCGCCGCGCGCGTCACCGTGCAGGTCCCCGTGGTCGACGCCGTGCGGCCGCCCCCGGGGTTCGTCCTCACCACGGACGGCCCGCACGACGAGGCGTACGTCGCGCTGACCGCCGCCGAGGCGGACGACCAGGCCCGGCTCGTCCTGGTCCACGACCACCTGTCGTCGGGGCACGCGCTGACAGACGGCGCGCCCGCGGGGGACAACCGGGAGATCTACCTCCCCACGTGGGCGGCGGGCGGCCCCGGCCCGGTCCTGGAGGTCGCGGTCCCGGTGGCCTGA
- a CDS encoding cation:proton antiporter, whose product MEFPFNLTEEQILSLIVVGTLAVVAIVGVNILAPKAGVAAPLVLVAVGVAVSFVPAVPEIEFEPEWILAGILPPLLYSAAVGLPTMDFRRDFTAISGLSVVLVLLSTVLLGYLFTWLIPGIPLAAGFALGAIVSPTDAVATSIVKRLGASPRVVTLLEGESLLNDASALVLLRSAIAAIALTVASDGVAPAFSLWAVAGDFVFAVVVAVLVGSLVGFLGLTVRRRLANPALSTAVSFVVPFIAYLPTEELGASGLVAVVTAGLVTGNGAAKYLRPQHRLAEESNWRTVELLLEGTVFLLMGLELFALVTDVQEAHGSLWRAVGIAALAAVVILVVRSAYVATLLRSLARRARRGESMRGVIEGMQEKLDARFAADGTPVAPVVGEKPAPGTPERRGAAMVAKAPPERVGRLRSSLRRRAADIDYLTAEPLGWREGALLVWAGMRGVVTLAAAQTLPTDTPQRSFLVLVAFGVAAGTLVVQGGTLPWVVRRLGLAGGSSRADEDRGAVRVELDAAAVAVIDAPDLRRPDGSTYDGDVVARVRRDVVRELENRDTDAATSADLFAQYKELRLRAIAAQRVALLAARTSGAYSSQALRHALDLLDAEQIDLELRRGPYVPGDDD is encoded by the coding sequence ATGGAGTTCCCGTTCAACCTGACCGAGGAGCAGATCCTCTCGCTGATCGTCGTGGGCACGCTCGCGGTCGTCGCGATCGTCGGCGTGAACATCCTCGCGCCCAAGGCCGGGGTGGCGGCGCCGCTGGTCCTCGTCGCGGTGGGCGTCGCGGTGAGCTTCGTCCCCGCGGTACCGGAGATCGAGTTCGAGCCCGAGTGGATCCTCGCGGGCATCCTGCCGCCGCTCCTCTACTCGGCCGCGGTAGGTCTGCCGACGATGGACTTCCGGCGCGACTTCACCGCGATCAGCGGGCTCTCGGTCGTGCTCGTCCTGCTCAGCACGGTGCTGCTCGGGTACCTCTTCACGTGGCTGATCCCCGGCATCCCGCTCGCGGCGGGCTTCGCGCTCGGCGCCATCGTCAGCCCGACGGACGCCGTCGCGACGTCGATCGTCAAACGGCTCGGGGCGTCGCCGCGCGTCGTGACGCTGCTGGAGGGCGAGAGCCTGCTCAACGACGCCTCCGCGCTCGTGCTCCTGCGCTCGGCGATCGCTGCCATCGCGCTCACGGTGGCCAGCGACGGGGTCGCCCCCGCGTTCTCGCTGTGGGCGGTCGCGGGCGACTTCGTCTTCGCCGTCGTCGTCGCCGTGCTCGTGGGGTCCCTCGTCGGGTTCCTCGGCCTCACCGTCCGGCGCAGGCTCGCCAACCCGGCGCTGAGCACCGCCGTCTCGTTCGTCGTCCCCTTCATCGCGTACCTCCCCACGGAGGAGCTCGGCGCGTCGGGCCTCGTCGCGGTCGTGACCGCCGGGCTCGTCACCGGCAACGGCGCCGCCAAGTACCTGCGGCCGCAGCACCGGCTCGCCGAGGAGTCGAACTGGCGCACCGTCGAGCTGCTTCTCGAGGGCACGGTCTTCCTCCTCATGGGGCTCGAGCTGTTCGCGCTCGTCACCGACGTGCAGGAGGCGCACGGGAGCCTGTGGCGGGCCGTCGGCATCGCGGCGCTCGCGGCGGTCGTCATCCTGGTGGTGCGCTCGGCGTACGTCGCGACGCTCCTGCGCTCGCTCGCCCGCCGTGCGCGCCGCGGCGAGTCGATGCGCGGGGTCATCGAGGGGATGCAGGAGAAGCTCGACGCGCGCTTCGCGGCCGACGGGACGCCCGTCGCGCCCGTCGTGGGAGAGAAGCCGGCGCCCGGGACCCCGGAGCGCCGTGGTGCCGCGATGGTCGCCAAGGCGCCCCCGGAGCGAGTCGGCCGACTGCGGTCGTCGCTGCGCCGACGCGCGGCCGACATCGACTACCTCACGGCGGAGCCGTTGGGGTGGCGCGAGGGCGCGCTCCTCGTCTGGGCCGGCATGCGCGGCGTCGTGACGCTGGCCGCGGCGCAGACCCTGCCCACCGACACCCCGCAGCGGTCGTTCCTCGTGCTCGTCGCGTTCGGCGTCGCCGCGGGCACGCTCGTGGTCCAGGGCGGCACGCTGCCGTGGGTCGTGCGCCGGCTGGGGCTGGCCGGCGGGTCGTCCCGGGCCGACGAGGACCGCGGCGCGGTCCGCGTCGAGCTCGACGCCGCCGCCGTGGCCGTCATCGACGCGCCCGACCTGCGGCGGCCCGACGGGAGCACGTACGACGGCGACGTCGTCGCCCGCGTGCGCCGCGACGTCGTGCGCGAGCTGGAGAACCGCGACACCGACGCCGCGACGTCGGCCGACCTGTTCGCCCAGTACAAGGAGCTGCGCCTGCGCGCGATCGCCGCGCAGCGCGTCGCGCTGCTCGCCGCGCGGACCTCCGGCGCGTACAGCTCGCAGGCCCTGCGGCACGCGCTCGACCTGCTGGACGCCGAGCAGATCGACCTCGAGCTGCGCCGCGGCCCCTACGTCCCGGGCGACGACGACTGA
- a CDS encoding YceI family protein codes for MRRRTKVLVGVGVGVVVLGGAVVAFGPGLYADWNNRAAAEEPTLDASSGDAGALDPASLAGDWTVADGSYAGYRVHEVLQGEDVTVTGRTDEVTGSFTVADGALTEATIEVDMASVATDEPPRDAYFRGDALEVGTYPTATFALTSPVELPSGSADVELAGDLTIHGVTQAVTVEAQVGTTADGVQVVGSVPITFSDYDVAAPSLGFVTVDDTGSVEFGLDLVPASGS; via the coding sequence GTGCGCAGGAGGACGAAGGTGCTGGTGGGGGTCGGGGTCGGCGTCGTGGTGCTGGGCGGTGCGGTGGTCGCGTTCGGCCCCGGTCTGTACGCGGACTGGAACAACCGCGCCGCGGCCGAGGAGCCGACGCTCGACGCGTCGTCGGGCGACGCGGGAGCGCTGGACCCGGCGAGCCTCGCGGGCGACTGGACCGTGGCCGACGGCTCCTACGCCGGGTACCGCGTCCACGAGGTGCTGCAGGGCGAGGACGTCACGGTGACCGGCCGGACCGACGAGGTCACCGGGTCGTTCACCGTCGCCGACGGCGCGCTCACGGAGGCGACGATCGAGGTCGACATGGCGAGCGTCGCGACCGACGAGCCGCCGCGCGACGCGTACTTCCGCGGCGACGCGCTCGAGGTCGGGACCTACCCGACCGCGACGTTCGCGCTCACGTCCCCCGTCGAGCTCCCCTCCGGCTCGGCAGACGTCGAGCTCGCGGGCGACCTGACGATCCACGGCGTGACGCAGGCCGTCACGGTCGAGGCGCAGGTCGGCACAACCGCCGACGGCGTCCAGGTGGTCGGCAGCGTGCCGATCACGTTCTCCGACTACGACGTCGCGGCGCCGAGCCTCGGGTTCGTCACGGTCGACGACACGGGCAGCGTCGAGTTCGGTCTCGACCTCGTGCCGGCGTCCGGGTCGTGA